One Streptomyces sp. CNQ-509 DNA window includes the following coding sequences:
- a CDS encoding aspartate carbamoyltransferase catalytic subunit encodes MKRHLISAADLSRDDAVLILDTAEELARIADRPIKKLPTLRGRTVVNLFYEDSTRTRISFEAAAKRLSADVINFSAKGSSVSKGESLKDTALTLEAMGADAVVIRHHDSGAPHRLATSGWINGSVVNAGDGTHEHPTQALLDAFTMRRHLAPGTGGGLDGRRITVVGDILHSRVARSNVLLLHTLGAEVTLVAPPTLVPVGVESWPCEVSYDLDAVLPKSDGVMMLRVQRERMNAAFFPTEREYARRYGLDGDRMARMPEHALVMHPGPMNRGMEITAEVADSPRCTAVEQVANGVSIRMAVLYLLLGGAPGEAPAAAPAATPAPTTARTEETDR; translated from the coding sequence GTGAAGCGCCATCTCATCTCGGCCGCCGACCTGTCCCGCGACGACGCCGTGCTGATCCTCGACACCGCCGAGGAGCTGGCCCGGATCGCGGACCGGCCCATCAAGAAGCTGCCCACCCTGCGCGGCCGCACCGTGGTCAACCTCTTCTACGAGGACTCCACCCGCACCCGCATCTCCTTCGAAGCCGCCGCCAAGCGGCTCTCCGCCGACGTCATCAACTTCTCCGCCAAGGGCTCGTCGGTCTCCAAGGGCGAGTCCCTGAAGGACACCGCCCTGACCCTGGAGGCCATGGGCGCCGACGCCGTCGTCATCCGCCACCACGACTCCGGCGCCCCGCACCGGCTGGCCACCTCCGGCTGGATCAACGGCTCCGTCGTCAACGCGGGCGACGGCACCCACGAGCACCCCACGCAGGCCCTCCTCGACGCCTTCACCATGCGCCGCCACCTGGCGCCCGGCACCGGCGGCGGGCTCGACGGCCGCCGGATCACGGTCGTCGGCGACATCCTGCACAGCCGGGTCGCCCGCTCGAACGTGCTGCTGCTGCACACCCTCGGCGCCGAGGTCACCCTGGTCGCGCCGCCCACGCTGGTGCCGGTCGGCGTGGAGAGCTGGCCGTGCGAGGTCTCGTACGACCTGGACGCCGTGCTGCCGAAGTCCGACGGCGTGATGATGCTGCGGGTGCAGCGGGAGCGGATGAACGCCGCGTTCTTCCCCACCGAGCGGGAGTACGCCCGCCGCTACGGCCTCGACGGCGACCGGATGGCGCGCATGCCCGAGCACGCCCTCGTCATGCACCCGGGCCCGATGAACCGCGGTATGGAGATCACCGCCGAAGTCGCCGACTCGCCCCGCTGCACCGCCGTCGAGCAGGTCGCCAACGGCGTCTCCATCCGCATGGCCGTGCTCTACCTGCTGCTCGGCGGCGCACCGGGCGAGGCCCCCGCGGCAGCCCCGGCCGCCACCCCCGCCCCGACCACCGCACGCACCGAGGAGACCGACCGATGA
- a CDS encoding dihydroorotase — translation MSKTLIRGAKILGGEARDVLIDGETVAEVAGPGVALPAGGAEVVEAAGRILLPGLVDLHTHLREPGREDSETVLTGTRAAAKGGFTAVHAMANTFPVADTAGVVEQVWRLGRESGYCDVQPVGAVTVGLEGKQLAELGAMHESAAGVVVFSDDGKCVDDAVIMRRALEYVKAFDGVVAQHAQEPRLTEGAQMNEGVVSAELGLGGWPAAAEESVIARDVLLAAHVDSRVHVCHLSTAGSVEIVRWAKSKGWRVTAEVTPHHLLLTDELVRSYDPVYKVNPPLRTETDVRALREALADGTIDCVATDHAPHPQEDKDCEWAAAAMGMVGLETALSVVQQTMVDTGLLDWPGVADRMSFRPAAIGRLDGHGRPVAPGEPANLTLLDPAYRGRVDPHSFVSRSRNTPYAGRELPGRVTHTFLRGRATLAGGEPV, via the coding sequence ATGAGCAAGACCCTGATCCGCGGCGCGAAGATCCTCGGCGGCGAGGCCCGGGACGTCCTGATCGACGGCGAGACCGTCGCCGAGGTCGCCGGGCCCGGCGTGGCGCTGCCGGCCGGCGGCGCCGAGGTGGTCGAGGCCGCCGGGCGGATCCTGCTGCCCGGCCTGGTCGACCTCCACACCCACCTGCGCGAGCCCGGCCGCGAGGACTCCGAGACCGTCCTGACCGGCACCCGCGCCGCCGCGAAGGGCGGCTTCACCGCCGTCCACGCGATGGCCAACACCTTCCCCGTCGCCGACACCGCGGGCGTCGTGGAGCAGGTCTGGCGGCTCGGCCGCGAGTCCGGCTACTGCGACGTGCAGCCGGTCGGCGCCGTCACCGTGGGCCTGGAGGGCAAGCAGCTCGCCGAGCTGGGCGCCATGCACGAGTCCGCGGCCGGCGTCGTGGTCTTCTCCGACGACGGCAAGTGCGTGGACGACGCCGTGATCATGCGCAGGGCGCTGGAGTACGTGAAGGCGTTCGACGGCGTCGTCGCGCAGCATGCGCAGGAGCCGCGGCTGACCGAGGGCGCCCAGATGAACGAGGGCGTCGTCTCCGCCGAGCTGGGCCTCGGCGGCTGGCCCGCCGCGGCCGAGGAGTCGGTCATCGCCCGGGACGTGCTGCTCGCCGCCCACGTCGACTCCCGCGTGCACGTCTGCCACCTGTCCACCGCCGGCTCGGTGGAGATCGTGCGCTGGGCGAAGTCCAAGGGCTGGCGGGTCACCGCCGAGGTCACGCCGCACCACCTGCTCCTCACCGACGAGCTGGTCCGCTCCTACGACCCCGTCTACAAGGTCAACCCGCCGCTGCGCACCGAGACCGACGTACGCGCCCTGCGCGAGGCGCTGGCCGACGGCACCATCGACTGCGTCGCCACCGACCACGCCCCCCACCCGCAGGAGGACAAGGACTGCGAGTGGGCCGCCGCCGCCATGGGCATGGTCGGCCTGGAGACGGCGTTGTCCGTCGTGCAGCAGACGATGGTCGACACCGGGCTGCTCGACTGGCCGGGCGTCGCCGACCGGATGTCCTTCCGCCCCGCCGCCATCGGCCGCCTCGACGGCCACGGCCGCCCCGTCGCCCCCGGCGAGCCCGCCAACCTCACCCTGCTCGATCCGGCCTACCGTGGCCGGGTGGATCCGCACAGCTTCGTCTCCCGCAGCCGCAACACCCCGTACGCGGGCCGCGAGCTGCCCGGCCGGGTCACGCACACCTTCCTGCGCGGCCGGGCCACCCTCGCCGGAGGTGAGCCCGTATGA
- the carB gene encoding carbamoyl-phosphate synthase large subunit codes for MPKRTDIRSVLVIGSGPIVIGQAAEFDYSGTQACRVLRAEGLRVILVNSNPATIMTDPEIADATYVEPITPEFVEKIIARERPDALLPTLGGQTALNTAVSLHDSGVLEKYGVELIGANVEAIQKGEDRDQFKEVVAEVRRKTGHGESARSVICHTMDEVLAGVDGLGGYPVVVRPSFTMGGAGSGFAHDEEELRRIAGQGLALSPTTEVLLEESILGWKEYELELMRDKHDNVVVVCSIENLDPMGVHTGDSVTVAPSMTLTDREYQILRDIGIAVIREVGVDTGGCNIQFAVDPADGRVVVIEMNPRVSRSSALASKATGFPIAKIAAKLAVGYTLDEIPNDITRETPASFEPTLDYVVVKVPRFAFEKFPAADATLTTTMKSVGEAMAIGRNFTEALNKALRSVEKKDAPFDFAGPPPGPGEKAALLEKAAVPTDGRLNTVMAAIRAGATEAEVHEATRIDPWFVDQFFLIKEVADELAAADHLGPDLLAYAKRHGFSDAQIAGVRGLREDVVREVRHALGVRPVYKTVDTCAAEFAARTPYLYSSYDEETEVAPRERPAVIILGSGPNRIGQGIEFDYSCVHASFALGEAGYETVMVNCNPETVSTDYDTSDRLYFEPLTLEDVLEVVHAETQAGPVAGVLVQLGGQTPLGLAQALKDNGVPVVGTSPEAIHAAEDRGVFGRVLAEAGLPAPKYGTAFSFAEAKKIAAGIGYPVMVRPSYVLGGRGMEIVYDEPSLAAYLERHAGLISEHPVLVDRFLDDTIEIDVDALYDGHELYLGGVMEHIEEAGIHSGDSACALPPITLGGHDIKRLRASTEAIARGVGVRGLINIQFALAGDILYVLEANPRASRTVPFTSKATAVPLAKAAARISLGATVAELRAEGMLPATGDGGTLPLDAPISVKEAVLPWTRFRDIRGRGVDTVLGPEMRSTGEVMGIDSVFGTAYAKSQAAAYGALPTRGRAFVSVANRDKRSMVFPARELVQHGFELLATSGTAEVLRRNGIAATVVRKHSQGPGPDGERTIVQLIHDGAVDLIVNTPYGTGGRLDGYDIRTAAVARGVPCLTTVQALAAAVQGIEALTRGEVGVRSLQEHAGHLTEARAR; via the coding sequence GTGCCTAAGCGCACCGATATCCGGTCCGTCCTGGTCATCGGCTCGGGCCCGATCGTCATCGGCCAGGCCGCCGAGTTCGACTACTCCGGCACCCAGGCGTGCCGCGTGCTCAGGGCCGAGGGCCTGCGCGTCATCCTGGTCAACTCCAACCCGGCGACGATCATGACCGACCCGGAGATCGCCGACGCCACCTACGTCGAGCCGATCACCCCCGAGTTCGTCGAGAAGATCATCGCCCGCGAGCGTCCCGACGCCCTGCTGCCCACCCTCGGCGGGCAGACCGCGCTCAACACCGCGGTCTCGCTGCACGATTCCGGGGTGCTGGAGAAGTACGGCGTGGAGCTGATCGGCGCCAACGTCGAGGCCATCCAGAAGGGCGAGGACCGCGACCAGTTCAAGGAGGTCGTCGCCGAGGTCCGGCGCAAGACCGGGCACGGCGAGTCCGCGCGCTCGGTGATCTGCCACACGATGGACGAGGTGCTGGCGGGCGTCGACGGGCTCGGTGGCTACCCCGTGGTCGTCCGTCCCTCCTTCACCATGGGCGGCGCCGGCTCCGGCTTCGCCCACGACGAGGAGGAACTGCGCCGTATCGCAGGCCAGGGGCTCGCGCTCTCGCCGACGACCGAGGTGCTGCTGGAGGAGTCCATCCTCGGGTGGAAGGAGTACGAGCTGGAGCTGATGCGCGACAAGCACGACAACGTCGTGGTCGTCTGCTCCATCGAGAACCTCGACCCCATGGGCGTGCACACCGGCGACTCCGTGACCGTCGCGCCGTCGATGACGCTCACCGACCGTGAGTACCAGATCCTGCGCGACATCGGCATCGCCGTCATCCGCGAGGTCGGCGTCGACACCGGCGGCTGCAACATCCAGTTCGCGGTCGACCCGGCGGACGGCCGGGTCGTCGTCATCGAGATGAACCCGCGCGTCTCCCGCTCCTCGGCGCTCGCCTCCAAGGCAACCGGCTTCCCGATCGCCAAGATCGCCGCGAAGCTGGCCGTGGGCTACACCCTGGACGAGATCCCCAACGACATCACCCGCGAGACCCCCGCGTCCTTCGAGCCCACGCTCGACTACGTGGTGGTGAAGGTGCCCCGCTTCGCCTTCGAGAAGTTCCCCGCCGCCGACGCGACGCTCACCACCACGATGAAGTCCGTCGGCGAGGCCATGGCCATCGGCCGCAACTTCACCGAGGCGCTGAACAAGGCGCTGCGCTCGGTCGAGAAGAAGGACGCCCCCTTCGACTTCGCCGGCCCGCCGCCGGGACCCGGGGAGAAGGCCGCGCTGCTGGAGAAGGCCGCCGTGCCCACGGACGGCCGGCTGAACACCGTGATGGCCGCCATCCGGGCCGGCGCCACCGAGGCGGAGGTGCACGAGGCGACGCGGATCGACCCGTGGTTCGTCGACCAGTTCTTCCTCATCAAGGAGGTCGCCGACGAGCTGGCCGCCGCGGACCACCTCGGCCCGGACCTCCTCGCGTACGCCAAGCGCCACGGCTTCTCCGATGCTCAGATCGCCGGCGTCCGGGGGCTGCGCGAGGACGTGGTGCGCGAGGTGCGGCACGCGCTGGGCGTACGCCCGGTGTACAAGACCGTCGACACCTGCGCCGCCGAGTTCGCGGCCCGTACCCCCTACCTCTACTCCTCGTACGACGAGGAGACCGAGGTCGCCCCGCGCGAGCGGCCCGCGGTGATCATCCTCGGCTCCGGGCCCAACCGCATCGGCCAGGGCATCGAGTTCGACTACTCCTGCGTCCACGCCTCCTTCGCCCTCGGCGAGGCGGGCTACGAGACCGTCATGGTCAACTGCAACCCGGAGACCGTCTCCACCGACTACGACACCTCCGACCGGCTGTACTTCGAGCCGCTGACGCTCGAGGACGTGCTGGAGGTCGTGCACGCCGAGACCCAGGCGGGCCCGGTCGCCGGCGTCCTCGTGCAGTTGGGCGGGCAGACCCCGCTGGGGCTGGCGCAGGCGCTGAAGGACAACGGCGTGCCCGTCGTGGGCACGTCGCCGGAGGCGATCCACGCCGCCGAGGATCGCGGCGTGTTCGGCCGCGTGCTCGCCGAGGCGGGGCTGCCGGCGCCCAAGTACGGCACCGCGTTCTCCTTCGCCGAGGCCAAGAAGATCGCCGCCGGAATCGGCTACCCGGTCATGGTGCGGCCGTCGTACGTGCTCGGCGGGCGCGGCATGGAGATCGTCTACGACGAGCCGTCGCTGGCCGCGTACCTGGAGCGGCACGCCGGGCTCATCTCCGAACACCCCGTCCTCGTCGACCGGTTCCTCGACGACACCATCGAGATCGACGTCGACGCGCTCTACGACGGCCACGAGCTGTACCTCGGCGGCGTCATGGAGCACATCGAGGAAGCCGGCATCCACTCCGGCGACTCCGCCTGCGCGCTGCCCCCCATCACCCTCGGCGGGCACGACATCAAGCGGCTGCGCGCCTCCACCGAGGCCATCGCGCGCGGCGTCGGCGTCCGCGGGCTGATCAACATCCAGTTCGCGCTGGCCGGGGACATCCTCTACGTCCTGGAGGCCAACCCGCGCGCCTCGCGCACCGTCCCCTTCACCTCCAAGGCCACCGCCGTCCCGCTGGCCAAGGCCGCCGCCCGCATCTCCCTCGGCGCCACCGTCGCCGAGCTGCGCGCGGAGGGCATGCTCCCGGCCACCGGCGACGGCGGCACGCTGCCGCTGGACGCGCCGATCTCGGTGAAGGAGGCCGTGCTGCCGTGGACCCGCTTCCGCGACATCCGCGGCCGCGGCGTCGACACCGTGCTCGGCCCGGAGATGCGCTCCACCGGCGAGGTCATGGGCATCGACAGCGTCTTCGGCACGGCGTACGCCAAGTCGCAGGCCGCCGCCTACGGCGCGCTGCCCACCCGGGGCCGCGCGTTCGTCTCGGTCGCCAACCGGGACAAGCGCTCGATGGTCTTCCCGGCCCGCGAGCTGGTCCAGCACGGCTTCGAGCTGCTGGCCACCTCCGGCACCGCGGAGGTGCTCAGGCGCAACGGCATCGCCGCGACCGTCGTACGCAAGCACTCGCAGGGCCCGGGGCCCGACGGCGAGCGCACGATCGTGCAGTTGATCCACGACGGTGCCGTCGACCTCATCGTCAACACGCCGTACGGCACCGGAGGCAGGCTCGACGGGTACGACATCCGTACCGCCGCCGTCGCCCGCGGCGTGCCGTGCCTGACGACCGTCCAGGCGCTGGCCGCCGCCGTCCAGGGCATCGAGGCGCTGACCCGCGGGGAGGTGGGGGTGCGCTCCCTGCAGGAGCACGCCGGGCACCTCACCGAGGCCCGCGCCCGCTAG
- a CDS encoding aminopeptidase P family protein: protein MPEVHAARRTRLRSHCEAAGGDAVLVSRPANITYLTGCAPPGAVLLLGAGEDILVRPGDPALDPAGAPHPDDLRIHALGGPEGDAAVAATGLAAASGATMLAVEEHHLTVARHRALASVAPRLALMDLSRAVEQQRLVKDDEEIACLRIAAEIGDQALGELLESILVGRTERHLALELERRLVDHGAEGPAFPTAVGTGPHAGRAGHVPTDRRVEEGDFLTVCLGARYRGYRCEIGRTFVVGTAPDDWQIELYDLVFAAQRAGREALTPGAEYREVDRAARQVLTAAGHGDGVGPFTGHGVGLEIDEDPRLAPGAMGKLDARVPVTVEPGVHLPGRGGVRIDDTLVVRSPADGGPELLTITTKELLAL, encoded by the coding sequence ATGCCCGAGGTACACGCTGCCCGCCGTACCCGGCTGCGCTCCCACTGCGAGGCGGCCGGCGGCGACGCCGTGCTCGTCTCCCGGCCGGCGAACATCACCTACCTCACCGGCTGCGCCCCGCCGGGGGCCGTCCTGCTGCTCGGCGCCGGCGAGGACATCCTCGTACGCCCCGGCGACCCCGCACTGGACCCGGCCGGCGCTCCGCACCCCGACGACCTGCGGATCCACGCCCTCGGCGGCCCCGAAGGGGACGCCGCCGTCGCGGCCACCGGGCTCGCGGCCGCGAGCGGGGCCACCATGCTGGCCGTCGAGGAGCACCACCTGACCGTGGCCCGGCACCGTGCCCTGGCCTCCGTCGCGCCCCGCCTCGCGCTGATGGACCTCTCCCGCGCCGTGGAGCAGCAGCGCCTCGTCAAGGACGACGAGGAGATCGCCTGCCTGCGGATCGCCGCCGAGATCGGCGACCAGGCGCTGGGCGAGCTGCTGGAGTCCATCCTCGTCGGCCGTACGGAACGGCACCTGGCGCTGGAGCTGGAGCGGCGGCTGGTCGACCACGGCGCCGAAGGGCCGGCGTTCCCCACCGCCGTCGGCACCGGGCCGCACGCCGGCCGCGCCGGGCACGTGCCGACCGACCGGCGGGTGGAGGAGGGCGACTTCCTCACCGTCTGCCTGGGCGCGCGCTACCGCGGCTACCGCTGCGAGATCGGCCGCACCTTCGTCGTCGGCACCGCCCCCGACGACTGGCAGATCGAGCTGTACGACCTGGTCTTCGCCGCGCAGCGGGCCGGCCGGGAGGCGCTGACGCCCGGCGCGGAGTACCGCGAGGTGGACCGGGCGGCGCGCCAGGTGCTCACCGCGGCCGGACACGGCGACGGCGTCGGTCCCTTCACCGGCCACGGGGTGGGACTCGAAATCGACGAGGACCCGCGGCTGGCCCCGGGGGCGATGGGTAAACTGGACGCTCGTGTGCCGGTCACCGTCGAGCCGGGAGTCCATCTCCCCGGCCGGGGCGGGGTCCGGATCGACGACACGCTCGTCGTCCGCTCGCCGGCGGACGGCGGTCCCGAGCTACTCACCATCACGACGAAGGAACTGCTCGCGCTCTGA
- the pyrR gene encoding bifunctional pyr operon transcriptional regulator/uracil phosphoribosyltransferase PyrR, with translation MDTHSPEPARPVLEAPDIQRVLTRIAHEIVERTKGAHDVVLLGIPTRGVWLGHRLAAKLEEITGSKFGQSGVGSLDITMYRDDLRMGPPRALARTDIPAEGIDGRLVVLVDDVLFSGRTIRAALDALNDIGRPRAVQLAVLVDRGHRELPIRADYVGKNLPTSLRETVRVQLTEEDGRDAVLLGSK, from the coding sequence ATGGACACGCACAGCCCTGAACCGGCGCGGCCCGTGCTGGAGGCGCCGGACATCCAGCGGGTGCTGACCCGCATCGCGCACGAGATCGTGGAGCGCACCAAAGGCGCCCACGACGTGGTGCTCCTGGGCATCCCGACCCGCGGCGTGTGGCTCGGCCACCGGCTCGCCGCGAAGCTCGAAGAGATCACCGGCAGCAAGTTCGGCCAGTCGGGCGTCGGCTCGCTCGACATCACGATGTACCGCGACGATCTGCGCATGGGCCCGCCCCGCGCGCTCGCCCGCACCGACATCCCCGCGGAGGGGATCGACGGCCGGCTGGTGGTGCTCGTGGACGACGTGCTCTTCTCCGGACGCACGATCCGCGCCGCGCTCGACGCGCTGAACGACATCGGCAGGCCGCGGGCGGTACAGCTCGCCGTCCTCGTCGACCGCGGCCACCGCGAGCTGCCCATCCGCGCCGACTACGTCGGCAAGAACCTCCCCACGTCGCTGCGGGAGACGGTCCGCGTCCAGCTCACCGAGGAAGACGGCCGCGACGCCGTGCTGCTCGGCTCCAAGTAG
- the efp gene encoding elongation factor P, producing MATTNDLKNGLVLKLDGDQLWSVVEFQHVKPGKGPAFVRTKLKNVLSGKTVDKTFNAGVKVETANVDRRDMQFSYKDGEYFVFMDMETYDQVHIDPKTVGDTANYLLEGFDTTVALHEGTPLYVELPAAVELTIAQTDPGVQGDRSTGGTKPAELETGFSIQVPLFITTGEKIKVDTRSGEYLGRVSG from the coding sequence GTGGCCACCACGAACGACCTCAAGAACGGCTTGGTGCTCAAGCTCGACGGCGACCAGCTCTGGTCCGTCGTCGAGTTCCAGCACGTGAAGCCCGGCAAAGGCCCTGCCTTCGTCCGTACGAAGCTGAAGAACGTGCTCTCCGGCAAGACCGTCGACAAGACGTTCAACGCCGGAGTGAAGGTCGAGACGGCCAACGTCGACCGCAGGGACATGCAGTTCTCGTACAAGGACGGCGAGTACTTCGTCTTCATGGACATGGAGACGTACGACCAGGTCCACATCGACCCCAAGACCGTCGGGGACACCGCCAACTACCTGCTGGAGGGCTTCGACACCACCGTGGCGCTGCACGAGGGCACGCCGCTCTACGTCGAGCTGCCCGCGGCCGTCGAGCTGACCATCGCGCAGACCGACCCGGGCGTGCAGGGCGACCGCTCCACCGGCGGCACCAAGCCGGCCGAGCTGGAAACCGGGTTCTCCATCCAGGTCCCGCTCTTCATCACCACGGGCGAGAAGATCAAGGTCGACACCCGCTCCGGCGAGTACCTCGGCCGCGTGAGCGGCTGA
- a CDS encoding transcriptional regulator — translation MSSEYAKQLGAKLRGIRTQQGLSLHGVEEKSQGRWKAVVVGSYERGDRAVTVQRLAELADFYGVPVQELLPGSAPGGAAEPPPKLVLDLERLAQIPAEKAGPLQRYAATIQSQRGDYNGKVLSIRQDDLRTLAVIYDQSPSVLTEQLIGWGVLDADARRAVVVHEDA, via the coding sequence ATGTCCAGCGAATACGCCAAACAGCTCGGGGCCAAGCTCCGGGGCATCCGTACCCAGCAGGGCCTCTCACTGCACGGCGTGGAGGAGAAGTCCCAGGGGCGCTGGAAGGCCGTCGTCGTCGGGTCGTACGAGCGCGGGGACCGTGCGGTCACCGTGCAGCGCCTGGCGGAGCTGGCGGACTTCTACGGGGTGCCGGTGCAGGAGCTTCTCCCGGGTTCGGCGCCCGGCGGGGCCGCGGAGCCGCCGCCGAAGCTCGTGCTGGACCTGGAGCGCCTGGCCCAGATCCCCGCGGAGAAGGCGGGCCCGCTGCAGCGCTATGCGGCGACGATCCAGAGCCAGCGCGGGGACTACAACGGCAAGGTCCTCTCCATCCGCCAGGACGACCTGCGCACGCTCGCCGTGATCTACGACCAGTCCCCCTCGGTGCTGACCGAGCAGCTCATCGGCTGGGGTGTCCTGGACGCCGACGCCCGCCGCGCCGTCGTGGTGCACGAAGACGCCTGA
- the carA gene encoding glutamine-hydrolyzing carbamoyl-phosphate synthase small subunit, which translates to MTAAHRGQDSPAVLVLEDGRSFRGRAYGATGETFGEAVFSTGMTGYQETLTDPSYHRQVVVMTAPHVGNTGVNDEDAESARIWVSGYVVRDPARVPSSWRATRSLDEELRRQGVVGISGVDTRAITRHLRERGAMRVGIFSGDRIADPDAMLARVRVQEQMKGADLAPEVATDEPYVVPPIGAKRFTVAALDLGIKGMTPRRMAERGIEVHVLPATATVEEVYATGPDGVFLSNGPGDPAAADLTVVRAVLERGTPLFGICFGNQLLGRALGFGTYKLKYGHRGINQPVQDRTTGRVEVTAHNHGFAVDAPLDEITETPYGRAEVSHVCLNDRVVEGLRLLDRPAFSVQYHPEAAAGPHDAAYLFDRFVQLMAAQPAQTAPPAQGAQRA; encoded by the coding sequence ATGACCGCAGCCCACCGCGGCCAGGACAGCCCCGCCGTACTCGTCCTCGAAGACGGCCGCAGCTTCCGCGGCCGCGCCTACGGAGCGACGGGGGAGACCTTCGGCGAAGCCGTGTTCTCCACCGGCATGACCGGCTACCAGGAGACCCTGACCGACCCCTCGTACCACCGCCAGGTCGTCGTCATGACCGCCCCGCACGTCGGCAACACCGGCGTCAACGACGAGGACGCCGAGTCCGCCCGCATCTGGGTCTCCGGCTACGTCGTGCGCGACCCCGCCCGCGTCCCCTCCAGCTGGCGGGCCACCCGCTCCCTCGACGAGGAGCTGCGCCGCCAGGGCGTCGTCGGGATCTCCGGCGTCGACACCCGGGCGATCACCCGGCACCTGCGCGAGCGCGGCGCCATGCGCGTCGGGATCTTCTCCGGCGACCGGATCGCGGACCCCGACGCGATGCTCGCCAGGGTGCGGGTGCAGGAGCAGATGAAGGGCGCGGACCTCGCGCCCGAGGTCGCCACCGACGAGCCGTACGTCGTCCCCCCGATCGGCGCGAAGCGCTTCACCGTCGCCGCCCTCGACCTCGGCATCAAGGGCATGACGCCCCGGCGCATGGCCGAGCGCGGCATCGAGGTGCACGTGCTGCCGGCCACCGCCACGGTCGAGGAGGTCTACGCGACCGGGCCCGACGGCGTGTTCCTCTCCAACGGCCCCGGCGACCCGGCCGCCGCCGACCTCACCGTGGTCCGCGCGGTGCTGGAGCGCGGCACGCCGCTGTTCGGCATCTGTTTCGGCAACCAGCTCCTCGGCCGCGCCCTGGGCTTCGGCACGTACAAGCTGAAGTACGGCCACCGCGGCATCAACCAGCCCGTCCAGGACCGCACCACGGGCCGGGTCGAGGTCACCGCGCACAACCACGGCTTCGCCGTGGACGCCCCCCTGGACGAGATCACCGAGACCCCGTACGGGCGCGCCGAGGTGAGCCACGTGTGCCTCAACGACCGGGTGGTCGAGGGCCTGCGGCTGCTGGACCGGCCGGCGTTCTCCGTCCAGTACCACCCCGAGGCGGCCGCCGGGCCGCACGACGCCGCGTACCTCTTCGACCGCTTCGTCCAGCTCATGGCCGCTCAGCCGGCCCAGACAGCACCGCCAGCACAGGGAGCCCAGCGTGCCTAA